Within the Pseudarthrobacter sp. W1I19 genome, the region CCTTGGCGAGGGACGTTCCGTCCTTGAGGGCATGCCACAGCACCAGAAGACCTGGATGAGCCACGGCGACTCCGTCCACGAGGCGCCGGAGGGGTTTGAAGTACTGGCGACGACGGCGGGAGCCGAAGTGGCTGCCTTCGCGAATGAGGAGAAGGGCCTCTTCGGTGTCCAGTGGCACCCCGAGGTCAAGCACTCCGCCTACGGCCAGCAGGTCCTGGAAAACTTCCTCTTCAAGGGCGCCGGGATCGAACCCAACTGGACCACGGGCAACATCCTCGAGGAGCAGGTGGAGCGGATCCGCAAGCAGATCGGCGATGCCCGGGTCATCTGCGGCCTCTCCGGCGGCGTGGACTCCGCGGTTGCTGCAGCCCTTGTCCAGCGCGCCGTTGGTGACCAGCTCACCTGCGTATTCGTGGACCACGGCCTGCTTCGCGAAGGTGAAGCCGAGCAGGTGGAACGCGACTTTGTTGCCGCCACCGGCGTGAAGCTCTACGTTGCAAACGAGCAGGAACGCTTCCTGTCCGCACTGGCCGGTGTCAGCGATCCGGAAACCAAACGCAAGATCATCGGCCGCGAGTTCATCCGCGCCTTTGAGGAAGCGGAACTGGCCATCATCGCCGAGGCGGCCGCACACGGCGAGAAAATCAAATTCCTGGTCCAGGGCACCCTGTACCCGGACGTCGTCGAATCCGGCGGCGGCGAAGGTGCAGCGAACATCAAGAGCCACCACAACGTGGGCGGGCTCCCCGAGGACCTGCAGTTCGAGCTCGTGGAACCGTTGCGCGCCCTCTTCAAGGACGAGGTCCGCGCAGTCGGTGCCCAGTTGGGCCTGCCCCAGGAAATCGTTGGCCGCCAGCCCTTCCCGGGTCCCGGACTCGGTATCCGCATCGTTGGCGAAGTCAACAAAGAGCGGCTTGACCTGCTGCGCAAGGCCGATGCGATCGCCCGTGCCGAGCTCACCGCAGCCGGACTGGACAACGAAGTCTGGCAGATGCCGGTTGTCCTCCTGGCCGACGTCCGCAGCGTCGGTGTCATGGGTGATGGACGTACGTACGGACACCCCATCGTCCTCCGTCCGGTCTCCTCCGAGGACGCCATGACGGCGGACTGGTCACGGCTGCCGTACGAACTCCTCGCAAGGATCTCCAACCGCATCACCAATGAGGTGGAAGGCGTCAACCGCGTGGTGCTCGATGTCACCAGCAAGCCGCCGGGAACCATCGAGTGGGAGTAGCAGCATGAGTGGCCGGCCTCTGGTGAAGAGGCCGGCCACTGCTGTTTCTTC harbors:
- the guaA gene encoding glutamine-hydrolyzing GMP synthase, giving the protein MTTPTASQTSQKPVLVVDYGAQYAQLIARRVREANVYSEVVPHTYTTEQLLAKNPAAIILSGGPSSVYADGAPSVGADLFEAGVPVFGICYGFQAMANALGGKVDKTGLREYGSTETTILGEGRSVLEGMPQHQKTWMSHGDSVHEAPEGFEVLATTAGAEVAAFANEEKGLFGVQWHPEVKHSAYGQQVLENFLFKGAGIEPNWTTGNILEEQVERIRKQIGDARVICGLSGGVDSAVAAALVQRAVGDQLTCVFVDHGLLREGEAEQVERDFVAATGVKLYVANEQERFLSALAGVSDPETKRKIIGREFIRAFEEAELAIIAEAAAHGEKIKFLVQGTLYPDVVESGGGEGAANIKSHHNVGGLPEDLQFELVEPLRALFKDEVRAVGAQLGLPQEIVGRQPFPGPGLGIRIVGEVNKERLDLLRKADAIARAELTAAGLDNEVWQMPVVLLADVRSVGVMGDGRTYGHPIVLRPVSSEDAMTADWSRLPYELLARISNRITNEVEGVNRVVLDVTSKPPGTIEWE